The nucleotide window CGACAGCCGCTTATCCCGCTATCAATTGTTAACTAAAATTACTTGTTCTTTCTGGAAACGCTGGAGCCAagaatatttgacttctttacAACACAGACAAAAGTGGAATACTCCATCCAACCCTGTGAGTCTTGGAGCTGTTGTTGTAATCAAAGACTCCAACGTTCATCCTCTTTGCTGGCCTTTAGGAGTTATAGAAGAACTCTATCCAGGGAAAGACAGTATAATTCGAGCAGTCAAAGTTAGAACGCGTTCCGGAAGCTACATCAGACCTGTAGTTCGGATATGCCCTCTACCTTCCCAATAGGCTGCTATTAACTCTATTTAAACGCTTTTAacgctataatttttatctctctCTCTTGCAATTCGTTCTGTTTAGAGGACTTACCTCTAGGCGGGGGAAGTTGTAAGCGccctctagttacttaagttattattatatatttaattacgctatcatacatacacacatacaaacactcacgcacacataaaattccatcctattacccgctctcacaccccgctcctgtcagttacctttcaacctgcgtttacgcacgtcgagtctgaaacccgctaactgcgtgacgcccgctttacaaacgccacgcgccgcttgtgtaaaaaactcatataacgctaaattaatcacgcaaaaacccgctattaaactgtaaaaacgctacgctaagtaaataagttaaaatcacataaactttaaaattaagtgaagtgttctgcgaatctgtgcttcgaagaaactatccacggaatacgagaaagggaagactccaGACCGTccggtgacctatcctgcctaaatccaggtatttatcctacacccttctttttgggtcgggggttaaaaataaataatatacctataatatattatattatattataatatatatattataattataaaataattaaataattatataatatatatattataatataatataaatattataattataaaataaataatcccttcacttgtcgggggtgttataaatttttaatttacacttgtagctataaaatttatattgaCTCCTGGTTATATAGATGTAGCAAATACGTTTAAACGATTTAAAATAGTAGTTATCCACTAGTTTTTACTTATCACCACTCTTACAAGACATTTACTTCACGACCACTAATTCAAGAATGCAGTGTACGACcgttatggactaagagccagcgcgtgccagaccttccttattttataaaaagctgAGCGTTTATTTGCGTCCCCAGTACAGGGAGAAACGATCGGcgactatgaaaaaaaaaaagtctaattttttttcttcgaaATAAGTGTTAGAAATCACGTCTTGCATAGCCAGACGcttagtgtcgtggcaaccccctgccagacgcccttagGGAGTTGTTACGATAATtataagtgtctggcaatgcatgatgtgATATCTAATACTATACCGaaggaaatataaaaaattagtcTTTATGCtttgatgtaagattttttacacctttattacctgttatctcccaaagccaccatgatccaaactagatcgctgatcgtttctcccTGTATTGGAGACGCAGAGAcacttttaatttatataaaataacgaaggtctagcacgcactggctctctcCCTATTATAAAATGACGTAAACTTTAACGACATTCAAAGTAAATAATGTTTGAGATTCAAGATGTACCTACTCGGGCTTCAGCGGATGTGCACTATTTGCAATGCCATTGTGATGTTCGGATCAAGGAAACGGGTTTATTTGAACACCGTTTTTATTAAATCGagcgtagttttattttaaaatataaatagatgtACTCGTGCAAAAAGGAGTAAGTATGTAGCACATAGAGTTAGTTATAttctagactagctgatgcccgcgacttcgttgctgtggatatagattttttttaatcccgtggaaacttactgattttccaggataaaaagtagcctatgtgttaatccagggtataaccagggtataatcaatctccattccaaattcgttctagtagtttttgcgtgaacgagtaacaaacatacacacatacacacaaacttttagctttataatattagtgtgattttcactTAAAATTCAAACTTTAACTTGTACCTATACCAAAAAATTTACTGTTTGTGGGTTGCattctatttttataaaatgtccAATATAATATGCTGCGATAGAAAGAGTCACCATAGCTTTACCATCTGATGCACAAAAagagtataatataataccttAGTCACTCTAATTTTTCAAAATGCGATTCTTTGTgcgttcaattattattttagaaaacGTGTGACCGAACTTGCTGTTAATTGTAGCATTTGCGAAGCAGTTGAGATTTTTCTTAGGCTCAGCGCACACCGGCAGAGTGGAATGGAGCCAACGTGCAGCATATTACTTGATAACATCTCAAACGAAGATTTTTTATGCAGTTGTGGAGCGCACAGGTGCGCCGCACATCCTTTAATTCTCCtccttattttgtttttagtaagtgggtaggtagtataccaatttcaacgataataatatcaaaatatattgGTAGGCATCTACATAAATATAACTTTAATTTAAGGTTAATTTTTTATCAGCAGTTTATAAATCCCAAAGCCAGTAAGTACTTTACTGTTttaacttataaaatataacaaaaacatTTGAACGGAAACAATTATGTTGACCTTTTATGGTGAATAGAGCGCACAGTGTGATCGACCATTAACTCGCAACTGACCGTCAAGCTAGGACGCATGAGTCATTGAAATTGCAtataaaatgtttgttttgGTGTCCAAAGTGTTTCTTCTCCTCATAATTTCTCATGTACAGAGTGTTCCTAAGAAAGTGAAGTCATACTCGGAGCTAAAGTCTTGTGATATCGGCGACTTGGCAGATGAAATAGCCTCTTATGATACGGTCGTCAAAGATATAATAGATTACGTCGTGAGCGGTCCTTTCAAAGGGAAGACTTATGATGAGTAAGTAATTTTGTTCCTTGATGCTTATGATACGTATTAAATGGTAGATATATTTAATACTGAAGAGCGAAATGATGAAATctcaactttttattaaaacccacctatttcataataattccTTATAGCTTTAAAAGACCGTAGCGTAGATAACTGAAAGAATACTACtatcaaaaattcaaaagaatttCTAAGAAGCATTTGCGCTTTACGAAATATTTGAATCGAAATACATATAGgtatgaaaggaaaaggtgacggactgactgactaactcatctaccaatgtacctacctcgaactactggacggatccaAATAAGTACGCGAAACCAAAATAAAGTGCAAATCATgcatattttatcatttactaCGGCTGGCAACCCTAGCTAggatagtgcaacgggtgggatacAAACCTCCGACCTTCCGGTGTCTTTCTTTAGTTTGCTTCCTGACCTTTGACCACACCACAGTAgatatgcataatattatcagCAGACAGTCCCTAAGCCGGGCTCACTTAGTCACGTGACTCGTGTAAgtggataataatattattatgattaatgcTCATGAGTAGGTAATAGTGATATAAGAAGActtaaacttaataaaatttatttataaaggcCCACCTCCATTTTGTTTGAAACATATTAAGCAGGATTCTTTCATATTCATAGGTCATAGGATTCTAAGGAAATTTTTCATGACatttctataatattttgaacacGTAAGATTGAATTATGTAGGCACCTACTTTGTTTTCTGTTTATTTGTTAAATAACTTCTGAACGAGCACGTGTTACGACTTTATAAGATAAACTGATTAGATAAAGTAGAGATCTTCTAGTCATGTCTTGCTTAATCCTTCATCTTTCAATCAAGAGTTGTAATAAATCGACACAActgatagatttttttaaatcgataagATATTCACTCAACGAAAGGGGCATTTCTATCACAACATCGCAATATCTTAAAGGCATCGGCGGCAAAATGAGTTTTCCCGCCCGAAtccttttatctttttttattatttttgtaagtgAGGCAAAAGTTGTGCCAGAGTATAGTCCCGCCTGCAAAAGTTTACTAGGCGAAGATTTGATAAAGGAAATAGGTTCATACAGGCATGTGAAGGATGAGATATTTCGATATGTTTTGGATGGTGACTTTAAACGAAGAACTTTTGATGAGTGAGTATAGTATAAGTGGAATCTGTAGGCATTAGGTAGTTGTGTAGTCTAATTTTGTTTGTGTTTCAAAAAAACATACCAACcagccatcatcatcatgatgcccatcgccgactcacttACGCACGGGTcctctctcagaataagaagagtttaggccacagtccgccCAGCACGGATTCgtaaacttcacacactttgaAAACATGATGACCTTTCAGGTATACActatacaggtttcctcacgatattttccttcaccgttaaagcaagtgaaatttaattacttaaaactcaCATAGCTTTGAAAAGAGTACACCCCCGGGATCGAATTTCCAACCTTCCAAAAGGACCGACATCTTATAGACTATCACCGTCTTTATCATCCGGTACAGAAGGTCGAAACAAAATACTGGGTCTTATCATAGTAGTTATATCAAACAATCGCAACATTATAAATAATCGTCACTTCTAATATAATATGGATTTTTGTAATTAAtcattgatattttatttttcagactCGCAAAATTTGTAGATAGGTTTGGAGCTCGTCCATCTGGGTCTAAAGTTCTCGAAGATTCCATTGATTATATGATTCAGCTAACTCGGGAGGAGGAAATAAAACACGTTGTTACAGAAGATGTAGAGGTAATCTtacttcattttatttatttattagaagacctagttttagtatttaatttagtttagaactgAAAAATGATTCACGTTTACAGGTACCACATTGGATAAGAGGAACAGAAAAATTAACCATGGTTCATCCCAGAATAAAAGATATCGCGTTATTAGGTCTTGGAAAAAGTGTGAGTACACCACCAAATGGCATTTCAGCAGAAGTTGTAGTTGTACATAACTTCGACGAATTAGAAAAAACACCAGATAAAGATGTGGAAGGAAAAATTGTTCTGTATGATCCAAAATTTACAACTTATGGTGAAACTGTAGTATACCGATCTCAAGGTGCTGCGAAAGCCGCAGCAAAAGGAGCCGTTGCATCGTTAGTTCGATCTATTGCCCCATTTTCAATAAACACACCACATACAGGATCACAATATTATgacgaaaaaataaaaaaaatacctgcaGCTGCCATATCTCTTGAAGATGCAGATTTAATAAGGAGAATGTataatagaaaagaaaaaattgtctTAAATATAACAATGTCCTCAACACTTGAAACAAAAATCTCAAGAAATACACTTATAGATCTTAAAGGAACAAATTATCCTGAGAAGCTAGTGATAGTTTCCGGCCATATTGATAGCTGGGATGTTGGACAAGGAGCGATGGACGACGGAGGTGGTCTTTTTGTTAGTTGGGCAGCACCTGTTGTTTTAAAACGTCTAAACTTAAGACCAAAAAGAACACTTAGATCTATTTTTTGGACAGCTGAGGAACTCGGTCTTATTGGTGCCTATGCATATGAAGAAAAACACAGAAaggaaaatcaaaatattaatttcataatGGAATCAGATGAAGGCACATTTGCTCCTAGAGGTTTGGTAGTAGCTGGTACTCCAAAGGCACGCTGTATtgtggctgaaattttgaaactttttgaATCTGTAAATGCCACTACATTGGTGGAATCTGATAGTCCTGGATCAGATATTGCTGTTCTTATTCAAAAAGGTATTCCGGGAGCTAGTCTACACAATGCTAACGAGCGCTACTTCTGGTTTCATCACACCGAAGGAGACACGATGAATGTGGAAGATCCAGATGAACTTGATTTATGTACTGCCTTTTGGACTGCTGTGGCTTATATTATAGCTGATATTTCCGCTGATATTCCTCGATAATAATGTTGTAATATAAGTgccaaaattgaaaaaaataaagttttgtgATTTGGTATACCTGTCAAACAAacaaccacaaaaaaaaaatatatataaatcttttaattttaacGAACCAAGTCATAAAAGTGGCCACACACTTGCAGCTGACCAAATCTGTCCAACCTATCTATCTTTACGATGAAAATAAGATTTGTACATTTAACATTAGTTctaaatttgataaaatataaacgTCCTAAATCCGTAAAAACTGATTTTGTATGAGGCATTACTATGTAAAAACAAAGTTTGGTCTAGTAATAAATTTTCATtgcgataataatattttcagagCGAAAATTCTCTCAACTTTGCCCATTATTCAACGGGGATTAGCATAATTTTGTTCAAGGCACCAATTACTAACTCCTATTATATCTTTTGCCTATTActacattaattaattgtaatttcgtttagtaaaaaaatctgCTGTTCTCTACAAACATGTCATATTACTTATAGAGAGAGAGTCCACGAGCGTTATCTTGTAAAggtgaaagtttctctgcgtattttcTCCAACACCgaatattagaaatcacgtcatgcattaccAGACAGTATtatggcaaccccctgccagagacccttaaagtttaaaagttttatgATAATATACAAGTACCATGGAGCTAGCTTCGTTTGAGTTGAGGCCAACATAGCGGCAACAtaaagaataaattaatatcacgtaattaatagttttaatttatttttataattttatttatgtcacACGTTTGTTTAAATACTGAATTCCATTTCACAAATGCGAAATCgtgttttgttggtttgtccttcgatCACGTTATGCATGATAACTATactaacataagctactttttatccgaaaaaaatctaagagttctcACAGGCTCTTCAAAAACGTAGCTAAGCAAATCTTGCGTaaacgtcgcgggcatcagctagtataaaataatgagATTTAAGAGCTGTTGACCTCAAGTTCAGAAAAGCCTAGTATCTAAATTTATTACTCGGTTCTCCCAAACCAATTCAGTATTCCCAGAAACGATAGCggtttttacaaattaattgtTACCTAATAAGTACGCTATGATTGTGATAAGGGTGCCTTGCACTCTCACACAGATACCTATCTTCTTTTTGTTTGTATGTTCTGGGTTTTTGCAATAAAGTTTACTATCTACTAGTACTAAAGTATTATTAATTGAAACCATAGAGATATTAGTATAATAGGTCCATGCTTGAACCATATTATATTGTCTGtcattttttccaagttttttCCTTAtgttctgtaaaaatgtaaaatgacTAATTGCTATCGATCCACCCTGGCTTCGCATATAGCAATTGTGAGTTATagcttttagatttttttttttttagatctaCTGAAGAGGATGAATGAACTAACTCTAGTAAAGTTGTTACACTTGAATAGATTGTTGTGTCTGACGTCATATTTGTATACATAACTCTGAACGCTAATCTCCACGTTACTTACCACATCCACTTATCCTAGTCTATCTGTCTAGTCGTCAAGGGAAgccgtttgaccgattttgttgtTACAGAGATTAATATTATACCTGACTCATTCGATAGCGGGGACCCTAAGTTCTCAAGTTCTCAGGTTTTCTAAATTTACTACGCGAAAAGACGCCTAAATAAATGGGCACTTGAGGACCGGGGTAGGGCAGCAGGTACCTGAGTAGGtactgaaacatttttttggCATCTTACAGCCAGGTAATCTGTATGTTATAGActgataagttaaaaaaataaaacacaaaaatgatcttttgtatgtatttatttggcTTAATTAAGACACGAATTAATGTAATCATTCTCATTTAGTAGAAaagttgtaatattttaatataaaatattatggcaTTTGACGCATTGTAATAATGAAATATGAGACATCCTCTTCATCCATTCTAGTACCATATTTTGTTAGTGTTGCCAAAACCATTTCCAATGTTAGTGGTTTTGTGACCTCCGCAGGTACTACATCCTCTACCATACAAATTATGTATTTCGTTATAGTTCTCTCGCCCGTTTCCGATATTATATTCGCTCCATCCGCCATAATCGCCGGAACTGGAAACACCTCCGTAACCACCTCCACCTCCGTAGCCGCCTCCACCTCCATAACCGCCTCCACCTCCATAAGCGCCTCCACCTCCGTAACTACCTCCACCTCCATAACTGCCTCCACCACCGTAACCCCGTCCACCCCCGCTACCACCGCAACCGCCGTAACCACTGAAACACATTAAGTTATAATTAGCTAAAGATATTAAAGTATAAGGTGACTgaagactgactgactgactgcctgACTGAGTGATCTATCCATGGATCGGGCTATTTGACATTcagtagctattatgacgtagacatccacgaAGAGAGGATTTTAGAATATTCAGCCCCTAAAAGGGTAAAtatgggtttgaaatttgtgtagtccacgcgtatgaagtcgtgggcataagtgCCTACACTGAGCTCTTGAATATCGACATCTCACCCAACTTCAATATCAGGAAATGCATCGAGTCAAAGGCTAAAACAGCTGCCAAAAAACTTGGTAACCTGAACAAGGTGAAGCGGTACTTCATGCCAAAACAACACCCTACTCTTTATTAAGTTCAGGTTCAGTCTGCCATGGAGTACTGCTGTCACCTCTGGGATGGCTCTGCCAAGTACCAACTCGATGCAAGACTCGATAGATACCGCGCCCGTAGAATCATTGCCGATCAATCACCTACGCAGGCGAAAGTGATTGATTTGTGTggcacaatttaagaaataCAAATTCTTCCCCATAGCACCGTCGCAATGTCGACTGTTTTTCGATCTTTTTATAGGATATACTTAGGTGAGTGTGCTCAGGAACTTCACAAGCTAGTTCCTCCTTCACTATTATACTACAGGACAGGAAGAAAATGTGAACGCTGGCATCATTATGTGGTTGACATTTAATCTACTTGTACGAAGCGTTtctgctcaacgtttctgatacgcaTCGCTAGGTCTAGAATGCCTAGAAAACCTTCAAGGCATGAGTAAATAGACATAATCTACGTAAGATCGCTCTAAGCTAGACATTATCATTGCTAGctgtttctcaggcatgattgtGGCAAGCGCAAGACTATCTCTCAGTAAAAAAATGAGTGTTCAAGTAATAAAAAGGACTAATAATATAACTTACCAAGGAGATGGTTTCGCTTGAACCATCGCCAACACGGCGACAACGGACAGAAGAAGCATCATAACGAACTTCTGCATGTTAACTATTTAATTGATAACtgcttaatattttaatttctaagaATTTGTACCTACCCAAGTACGAGATCTACAATACTGTAGTCCATTTCATTTGTTGGccttttatattgtaaattgtGGGATTCACGTCGATGCAAAAGTCCAATAAGGCCAAGAACGATAACGTTATTATTATTCcagagtataatattttatatcatttaagtattttctcaaaagctaaataaattattaatagagGAGGTTTTAAACGAACAAGTGAACTGATTTTCAGGAATATAGTAACATTAAATACCGTGAATTAGTTTAGTTACATCGATAGATTTGCAAAAGTTCAACGTGgtagaatttagatttttattgcAGACTAGttgacctttttttttgttctcgtgaggaaaatccgacatggataccaccgaccacgggggagcacagtggttatgtcggactcctaccgacaaaaaaaaaaaaaagattccgatgaattgagaacctcctccttttttggaagtcggttaaaaacctcacgaagttccatcccaccgctgatgatgGAGCACAAGGGCCCGtgaacacctcgttactccgccagcggatgcccgcctcagcagacccaccaGTGGGACACTTCGTGCctccaaacaccgttagaggcacgCCGAAACCACAGCAAGCCaacaacccgaggaccacacagTGAGCGAAGGACCACCAGCCTAGTTGACCTACCTCAACTTCGCCCGGGAAGACTTATtccttatataaataatatgaatgcGTTAAATTACAAttgtataataggtataagCCTTCCTCATGCTGAATGACAAGATTGTAACCCGTATTGAATTGCATTGAGAAAAGGTAGCAATTTTGTCTAACCGAAATTGAAACTGTTACTAATAGGGAAGGAAGGAatgaaaatgtaggtataaatattaCGTTACGTAGTTGTTGTTACCTTTCTTCATTAAAGATACACTTTGATCACATGTTTTTTTCAGCACTTACACTAGTTACACTTGCACTTATCACTATGCACTTACTCAAAAGGTTTAGTCCTTCTTAGGGTGTGATTTATAAAGcacttgactttgctcagacttaagattgagttaaaacgagacagatttatgtgagagatatacatctgtctcgttttaactctggcttaagtctaagcaaagtctgagtgcggtttatagatctcaccctcaATCTTCTCACTATTACGTCGAGTAGCTGGATGGCCTCAAGTTAACGTGGTGGTGAAGCCTAGATCCGTGGGCATGGTGACATCTTTATGGACGTATTCAATTCAAGGTCCCGATTAATATCGTCATATCAAACCAGggtgcatttataatattcctgAGTCCCTTTTTAGtcttgttttataaaaatatgtatatacgtacgtatgtacatatttttatgtaataagtaTATTGATACATGGAAAAGAGGCACCCATACCTACTCAGAATGAACAAATGTGTCACCACACAAAGGTTTGTCCAGGGTGGAAATTGAATCCATGGCCCATGGTTTCAACATCAGTTATAAACCACTAGACTCTGACTCAGTCCatatgatttttagggtttcgtacctcaaaagtaaaaacggaatacttataagatcactttgttgtctgtctgtctgtctgtccgttcgtccgtccgttcatccatcggtccgtgcgtccgtccgtccgtcgtgtctgtcaagaaaacctatagggtacttcccttcccgttgacctagaatcatgaaatttggcaggtaggtaagtaggtcttatagcacaagtaaaggaataaatctgaaaaccgtgaatttgtggtaacatcattaaaaaaaataattaaaatctgtctcaattttcaaagtaagataactataccaaatggggtatcatatgaaagagatttacctgtacatgctaaaacagatttttatttatttttatgcataatagtttttgatacaTCGTGctaaatatcggaaaaaattgccgagtacggaaccctcggtacgcgagtctgactagcacttggccggtttttttattttattctatcatATTAGATTCTCATCAAACTAATTCACTTATTCATTCATTAGGTACGTTTCTTTTTGACCAAACACTATTTATTTTTCGGAACAAACTGGATGCCTCGCAGAAACACCAAATTGCAATGTTTGGTAAAAATCATAATTTGTGTTAAGTTTTGCCTTTAAAAGTGCAAAAAGGTCAAGTTtgatcaaattaaattattcctGGGTTCCTCCAATATCAATTAAGTATTCCCtccaaagataaaaataaaatgttatgtacctatacttacttgcttaataggaacctacctacttactctacTATCTCATTGGTCTAGcggttagcatgttcgactgcgatgacgaggtcctgggttcggtTCCCGGTTTGGGTCAAAAATAGTTAGAGAGCACGTTGAGCCATGTGGTTACGGTCCTACGCCTGATTTATCTCCGGTTATGTCGGATTCCCGTCCCATCgagctatgagagtgagggaatagagagtgcacctgcatttgcgcacacacttgtgcactataatatctcccgcgcagcTGTCCAACGACAttaatacgtacctacctattatgtatgtatgtttggtTTGTTTTGAACTGCATAGTTAGTATGCGTGGCATGCGTTATAATGCCGCTAATGTAAGACCTACTTTACGTCgatggtatgtacctactatgttaGCAACCTTCCTGCGAACTTCAACAACACTTGtccaaagtttcaactcaatcggatgaatgGTATAGGAAACGCATAAAATAATGAGACAAACAaacattcatttatttacagggttccgtacccgacgggtaccaacggggccctattatTAAGTCTCCGctattcgtccgtctgtccgtaagTCTGTCTATCCGTACGTCACCGCAAGTGTTGCCAAAAACTGAACAAAATTTCAAGTCAGTCAGATCAGAGCTCCTTGGTCAGCTTTAATCTTAAATCATATTTAAGAACCTGCTCTGaattatactataatatattatctaaaTTTTTTTCGAATAGTATTGATTAAACCTATCTATCATTTTAGTTAAACGTACTACGGGTAAAACTCCTCATCATAATATTGACCCCTCCGGTTTTTACGTACCTCGCACCACGACAATCTCACaataaaattcatataaaaagGCTATGTAAAAGACTAGAACATTATTGTCGTCGCAACCGTCGATATACGTTTGCCTTTAAATAtcttgaaatattaaaaaaaaaaaaatgcagaaGTCTGTGTTGTTCATTCTTTGCATCGTCGTTCTTTCAGCGATAGTGGAAGCGAAACCGACACCAACTGATGCGGCGTAAGTACCATAATATTAGCTCTTGACTGTGACTTTACTTGTTAGTTGCGATGCTACAGTGAGTACGGTCTTTGCGCATATAATtaagttgtttgaaaattacaaTACAAAGAAACAGACAAGTGCGAATC belongs to Maniola jurtina chromosome 6, ilManJurt1.1, whole genome shotgun sequence and includes:
- the LOC123866430 gene encoding carboxypeptidase Q-like, which gives rise to MFVLVSKVFLLLIISHVQSVPKKVKSYSELKSCDIGDLADEIASYDTVVKDIIDYVVSGPFKGKTYDELAKFVDRFGARPSGSKVLEDSIDYMIQLTREEEIKHVVTEDVEVPHWIRGTEKLTMVHPRIKDIALLGLGKSVSTPPNGISAEVVVVHNFDELEKTPDKDVEGKIVLYDPKFTTYGETVVYRSQGAAKAAAKGAVASLVRSIAPFSINTPHTGSQYYDEKIKKIPAAAISLEDADLIRRMYNRKEKIVLNITMSSTLETKISRNTLIDLKGTNYPEKLVIVSGHIDSWDVGQGAMDDGGGLFVSWAAPVVLKRLNLRPKRTLRSIFWTAEELGLIGAYAYEEKHRKENQNINFIMESDEGTFAPRGLVVAGTPKARCIVAEILKLFESVNATTLVESDSPGSDIAVLIQKGIPGASLHNANERYFWFHHTEGDTMNVEDPDELDLCTAFWTAVAYIIADISADIPR
- the LOC123866447 gene encoding glycine-rich RNA-binding protein 3, mitochondrial-like gives rise to the protein MQKFVMMLLLSVVAVLAMVQAKPSPCGYGGCGGSGGGRGYGGGGSYGGGGSYGGGGAYGGGGGYGGGGGYGGGGGYGGVSSSGDYGGWSEYNIGNGRENYNEIHNLYGRGCSTCGGHKTTNIGNGFGNTNKIWY